Proteins found in one Lycium ferocissimum isolate CSIRO_LF1 chromosome 6, AGI_CSIRO_Lferr_CH_V1, whole genome shotgun sequence genomic segment:
- the LOC132060589 gene encoding large ribosomal subunit protein uL23-like, which yields MAPAKDFAKKGDLKAQAVKLGKAVKSGSTFKKASKKIRTKVTFHRPKPLKKNRNPKYPRISAPGRNRLDQYQVLQYPLTTESAMKKIEDNNTLVFTIDIRPDGTKEAYVRLTPDYDALDVANKIGII from the coding sequence ATGGCTCCAGCTAAAGATTTTGCCAAAAAAGGTGACCTCAAAGCCCAAGCCGTCAAGCTTGGAAAAGCTGTGAAATCAGGATCAACCTTTAAGAAGGCGTCAAAAAAGATACGAACAAAAGTTACATTTCATCGGCCTAAGCCATTGAAGAAGAATAGAAATCCCAAGTATCCTAGGATTAGTGCACCTGGAAGGAACAGACTTGATCAATACCAGGTTCTCCAATATCCTCTCACCACCGAGTCTGCAATGAAGAAGATTGAGGACAATAATACACTTGTTTTTACTATTGACATCAGGCCTGATGGAACAAAGGAGGCCTACGTGAGGTTGACACCCGACTATGATGCTTTGGACGTTGCAAACAAAATTGGAATCATCTAA